A segment of the Juglans regia cultivar Chandler chromosome 15, Walnut 2.0, whole genome shotgun sequence genome:
CTACACTTGTAATCACCTTACACGTGGTGATTCAACGTCTACTCCCAATGTAGAATAACTTTTACACGTACAAGGGTTATACACATATTTTATAGATACAAAAGCTGATAGTGGGTAGATTATcagaaaacactttttaatgagtgaaataaaaacaatacaacgCAAACTGCATCTCTCTCAAATGAACAAGAGTTAAGGTTTAATGCTTAGAGAATAGAGATTGAAAGCTTTGAATGAATGTTGTATGCTCTTGTTGttgtatatattattctaaatttgaagaactcaaatgagctatttatatgcatatgagatttcattttcaaatttaaaaaaattcacacgtcaaaaacaacatcattcacttttcaaaatttttaaatcaaagttttattttcttgaaattaTCAAAGAcaatatcattcacttttcacAATTGTCAAAGATAACatcatttacttttcaaaatattcaaatcaacgttttatttttttaaatatgtcatgcatatgtgaaaaatgtaatttgatgatttatgataaaatattaattttgagccttaatccagtttcaaattttatcaagagatgtacaaaattactctaagagctTCATTTACGAGTTTGTTCCCTTTCTTGTTCATGCTTGGTTCATTGATATGTTTGTCTTCATTGTATAGGCAACTTGAGCTTGAGATTCCTTTAtgcttgaattcatttgttatcatcaaaatccatatgtagatatgtatttatatgaggcttgaaaccttgggttcaacaatctcccccttttttATTATGACAAATACTTAGTAGAACTCTGAAACCTATAATAATACATAAGCTCTCCCTGAAAATGTGCGTTAATTTTTCAAgcaataaataaacataattcCAAGTATATATAACAAGGTCAACAAATAAAGTATTGGAAAAAACATGTTAATGTTCTAGTCTAAAACTTTTTCCCATTTTGGTATCATTGACAAGATATGTTggatgcatattttatttagctAAGCCAACGAGATTAACTGCAAACTGTCTCTATTTTTCTCATAAATGTTGAACCTCTGCTATTAACTGCTCAAAAACAACattattcacttttcaaaatatttaaatcaaaattttacttttcgcaattgtcaaagacaacatcactcacttttcaaaatattcaaatcaaagttttatttttttaaatatgtcatgtacatgtgaaaaatgcaatttgatgctttatgataaaagattaattttaaactttaatctaatttcaaattttatcaagatatgtacaaaattactctaagagctTCATTGCGAGTTTGTTCCCTTTCTTGCTTATGCTTGGTTCATTGATATGCTTGACTTCATTGCGTAGGTAACTTGAGTTTGTGATTCGTTTATACTTGAATTCATTTCTTATTATCAAAATCCATAtgtaaatatgtaattatatgaAACTTGAAACATTAGGTTCAacaaaatgaaagttgaaagttaaataaaaaatcgttagaatattttttttattattattattgatttaggatttgaaaaagttgaattgtttattatattttgtgtaaaaatttaaaaaatttataatgatgaaatgagatgtattGAAATTACTTCTCACTCCAAACGGAGCCTCGTGTTGCTATccaaattttctataaataaacaAGTGGAAATCATGctcttaatatttattgagtctttatgaatataattagcgatacgtatatataaataatacattatataaagATATTCACAAAAACTCAAAAGTTGGAAATATGtatatctaaataataaattattgaaaGATATTCACAAAACTTAAAAGTTGAACTTTTAAGAGCTTTTCTTAGGACAGGGGAGagattttttagcttttataattttgaagggTCAAGGTTGATTTTAAACCTCTAGGAAAGactttcttttaagttttttgggACATGGATCAGATGGtctttttgagtttttaattatattttaaggatatattaattatttctgattgttttgaaaaaggagaattatttttttaacatatttttaaaggGAGGTAAAATGAGAAACTATTTTCAATAATGGGACTTTTGGGTGTAAAatgcaaaattttgaatatcatTTCGGTAATTGTTTCCGTCAAGATATTGTAACGAAATATTTTTGTATCGGTATCATTTCGAAATAatctacacaaaaataaattatatatatacatgcataaactacaaaaagataaaatttctattcattttatggttcatataaatagaatatatcttttatatctaaaaaaaaacaaattcacttaaaaaaaaaaaaaagcaaatccTGCACTAGATTTCCACCTTTTGCGGTTCTTTCTGCCCCAcgtcccctctctctctcttttttctcttcccatatttatctcctccatctctctttcacgatttttttttcctattttctattttttttccttgcaccCAACACGCAGACCAGTCCCTCTCTATCTCTTTGCCTCATATGAACTGTTGAGGTCAAAAATCGTAGAAGacagaagaagaaatgaaaagaagtaACTAAAAATACATACTGGCTAAAATTCTTATTTCGGCTAGTATCGGCCGAAATATACCGGTATGGCCGAAATTTGTACTGGTAAGAAACAAAGATTTTCTCTATATCGTTTACTAGGTTGGTACAGCATATTTCGATCGTATCGACTGATACAAAACAATATTCAAAAGCTTGGTAAAATGCCTTGGATTAGGCTCTCCAGAAGCTAGGAAGGAGTTTATGTACTTTATCACAAATTAGTTAATGACAAAATTTGAATAACTTATATGAAAGAAATTCTAATTCGAATTGATtcaataaatactataaaacTCTTGATATAAAATTGATGCGTGaaatatgtattattattataaagtcaAGTATAGAGTAAGAACAAGAAGCAAGatttaggggatgtttggataTTTGAAGTACttcataattttgtgaataataacgACATGGTTTCAGTGTAGATGTATTGTAGCAGTGGCATAACCAACAATTGTTCTTAAGAGGACAAACTTTTCTACTGCACGAAatgtttatgtaaaataaaataaaaattacaaagtcATAAAGCATAActgcatataaaattaaatcttgataattttccaaataacgtagaaataaaattttaaaaacacaacttagtgtttgtttcaaattttttacgaaaatatttcataaaataatactcatccattattatatttgtaaatatgaaatattgagAAATTGTTATTCATAAaaactatcaagtgatcttttagaatGCCATCTTGCATACTAATATCTAAGCtagtttatcaaatttcatgtaaaatctaTCTATTTTAGTATCACATTAAGCATAAAATGCTACAGTTGattgagaccttaaataaattttttcttgctcaatgaaATTTAGAGGATAAAACATctccactatttttcatataattccTCAatctttaatgatttttttgtatttttactttagattctatattaagaaacttaatattatataataaaaatttttgaagtcaatgttaatagtttattatttctcctaatctTAGTTTTAACTTAATTTAGTGGggccacatccttgaaaatagataatatataaaaattatacaaaatctaagaattatagaaaaaaattacagaGACATTTCTacgtatattgaaattttacaaaactttaGAAAGTACACGAGAATAaggaaattttaattttttttagggcccaatttctatatacatggaattatgaataaaatttaggagcTATTTTGAATTTCGGAAAAATCTTGGGGGGGGGGTCAAGCTCTATGTAGATCCACCACTGTTTTGTAAGATATTaggaaataaaagagaaaaaattgaataaaattattataaaattatttgaatattatttttgttttgaagtttgtaaaagttgtattaatttttgtgtttggataatgattactaatgattagatgaaaaagttaaaaatttaaaaataatattttatgtttgaatgatgtttgaaaatgaaatttaaattatgaaaaattttaaaaaatttgaaaattctaaaaattctgTGCGTGTAACAAGCCAACTAAAAACtgattacaaaattaaaaggTATTTTCAACATTACTCCAAGAATGTTATAAGCTATACTTTGCATCCTAGTTCTATACTCTTCTTACTTCTATTAGAGCATCCACATCCGGATGCCTATAGCATGTAATTCCCtaaattttagtcaaaatttttagctttttaacaaaatttccaCTCCATTTGGCTGCCTATTTTTAGggaaatattttgagatttgaaccGTGGCTTCCTAAATATGAAGAATTATTATTCATcactaaatcattttttataatattttattctaaccaATAAAACAAATTCTTATTCAagtcatttatattttctctcatgCTCATATACGTTATAgttgaaatttggaaaaaaatgttAACATTGAGAttatccttttaaaaaaaaaaaattgatcatttatgaaaatatgattttttttaaaatattattgttatgaaaGCACtgattttaaaaacattatcGTTTAGAGAGATAagtagtttataaaaaattcgtcacaaatgaaaaattgaaaacatgggtacaaaaaaaattaaataattacgaaaatgtgaaaaaaataagttaaaaaattttcttctgcTCTTTCcccgaaaggaaaaaaaaaaaagaatagttaatgtacaaataaatttagtagaaaaaataataaaaaaaaaaatagagaaagattaTTTATAGTGATTATATCtacaaattttttaagagaatataaaagctaacaaaagacaataaaagaaaaaaaaaaaaaagaaatataagttGAACTACAATCCAAAACCTCCAAACAGTGCCTAATTCGTTTACCCACGTAATAGATGGGCCGTAGCACAAAAGACGGAACGTCAACTTCAGGCCTGAGACACGTGGCAACATGTCCAACTTTCACGAAGAAACACTCCTATTTTCGCAGACAAGTAATTGCCTCTCATACAATGCCAACGATATACAGAACACAAAAcaaatctggaaaaaaaaaatatttatttaaaaaaaaaaaaaaaaaaaaaaagaagaagaagaaagaagaaggaaactCAATCTGCCTCTCTATCAATAGACGTGACAAAGTTAGATTCAGCCTTAACATAACGTTGGTGGCAAATATTGTTCTGCCAGGTCGGTTTTTAATAATTTGCTGCATGTTTTTTCCTTTACATTCTTggatgttggtttttttttgtttttgtttttgtttttcctggGAATCACATTTCATGTACATTACCACCTTGTTTGTTTAACATTCTTGGAGTAATCGATGTTTTGTTAGCATGCATTACTAAATGTGAAAGTTTGGCAACTGGGTTTGATGTTTATGAGCTCTAGTTTGTAACTAAGTAGTTTTTGATGCATACTCATCGTTCGTGGAAATTGAGAATCCTAACGTTGTGTGGAAAATAAATATCTTGATTTGCGTTCatctttgtattttcatttttgagatgaaatgtttttgcCTTTCAATTGTCTATTTTGCTATGTCCAATTCCAAGCTCCTGAGGTCTTTCCCTCGGGTTTTAATCTTGTCGATTTTCTTATGATAATTAAGAcctttttttgcaatttttatttatttattcgaGTGCAGTTTTGGCAAATTGTTTCtatttcttgtatctttttccTGAAGCTTGTAAAGGTGTTTGCAGCATCAGGAAGTTTGAATTTTATAGGCTAGACTTTGCATTCTGGTAGTTTATTGAACCTTTAGAATGATCTAACAACACaatctttttgaattttttatttcagaCAATGTTGTTTTCAGGACTGCTTGGCGAAGCAGCACTAGAAATCCAATTTTGCTGTGTTTTCATTATTGAGCTCTGACTCTAGATGCCCCTCTCAAGCATCTGATCATGAGTTCAGCATTAGATCATTCCCCAAAACAATATGAAGCATTCGGCAGCTCAAATGGAGTTGTTGGTGGGGATGGTTTGGAACGAATGGCAACAAATAATGCAAAGGGAGAAGGTAAAGAGAGATGCTTTTTCCcacttttggttttttattttttctatcttcattCGTAAgctttttcctttcaatttcatttttccaGCAAAGAAGCGAGCAATATTAGTGGAATGGTTGAATAATACTCTCCCGGGTTTAAGCTTACCACTAAATGCTTCAGATGAAGAGTTGAGAATGTGCTTGATTGATGGTACTATTTTGTGTCGGATATTGAATAGACTGAGAATTGGTTCTGTGAGTGAGGTTGTTGAAAATgttttcatttctctcttttacaaAGTTATATGGATGTTAAACTCTTAACCCAAACTTTAATTTTCCATTCTAGGAAGGTGATCTCAATCATTCATCAGACCCATCGGAAAATATTAAAAGGTTCCTGGCAGCTATGGATGATTTGGTGATTCCTAGATTCAAGGCGTCCGACTTACAGAAGGTAttaatatttgagaaataatagttgtagttgtgagtgtgcaagcaccgtataattactttgaaaaaagtgaaaaaatacgGGAcgcacaagaaaaaaattaattttttaatagtgaacttcactttttttcaaagcgactgcacggcgcttgcgtACTTCATGACTGCACGTAGCATTACTCGTTAATATTTATCCAATTGTTGGTCTTTGCTTGGAAAatggtcctctctctctctctcatttttggGTTTTGTATTATTCAGGGATCTATGAAGACTGTTATTGACTGCCTTGTAACCCTTAGAGCACGATTTATACCAAATGTTGTTGGGGATGGTTTTTCTCCTACTAGTCTGATTGCTAAATCTGGAAGCCCTCGTGGGGATGCAATTTCTCAGGGATATTTTTCTCCATTATCTGGGGAAGAAAGGCAGAAGGTTGTGACTGACTCTAAATTTCAACGCACCTTGCGTACTCCTGTTATTTCAGGTTTGTACTTGTTTCAAGAATTGTACGGTTGCAGCTACTAGGAACTAAACATGAATAAGATTTCGTTTGGTTACTGAACTCAGTTgaatttagtctaattttaagctgagtctaacatccaaatactcaattctcaaattactaaactcatcctaactcaaaaccttcttacacgtgagacccacaacttttttcaacttaaaacatctttatacgagagacccacaacctttttcaatttttcataaaaggtattaaactcatcttaacatccaaacacattttaaactcagtttagatggattccatataattttcttcattactcaactcactactattcataaagaactcaactcaactgaacttaactcaacatccaaacgcagctaAATCTTGTGCTGATTTATTGCTGTGACACTACTTATGCATGTTTCCCTGTGATTAAAATTATCCataatgctcatgttattttgtttgttaaaggtaacaaaataataaattatgttttgttatttaatCGATTGATGTCTCATGTTTTTGCCTCTTGCACAGAGCAACCAACAGCATTAAGACATCCGGTTGGACATAAGTTCCATGAAGTGTTTCAACTCAAACAAGGGCGATATGCAGACCTTCCTGAGTCAAAAATTTCAGAGATGATGAAACCAAACTGTCTAGATGTAAGTTCTTGAGTTTCTTTTTCTCATCAAGAAACCTGGATATTTGGTCAGgtcttaaatttcttttcatgatcaGTATCTCTTGTTGCAGAATGCCCCAACTCAATCTCTATTAAGCGTTGTGAATGGAATTCTGGATGAAAGCATTGAAAGAAAGAATGGCGAAATATCAAATGTATGTTAGTCGGAGGatatatgagtttaaatattaGTAATGCATGCATAAAGACACACAAGCACAGTACATGCATATTGTGCATATATAGGGCTGAATTCTAACACTACTTTTGCATGCTCAGCGTGTGGCATGTCTATTGAGAAAAGTTGTGCAAGAGATTGAGCGTCGCATATCAACTCAAGCAGAACACTTAAGAACCGTAACATGCCATCTTGATTTTGTTACATCGAATAGTTTTTACTTCACTgcaatattttaatttcctaATGTGTTCTTTTTTGCGCTGCAGCAAAACAATCTTTTTAAGGTTCGTGAAGAGAAATACCAATCAAGGATCAGAGTACTTGAAGCCCTTGCATCAGGGACTAATGATGAGAGCCAGGTTGGTGAATAATACAAGTCAATAGGtagtgtgggtgtgtgtgtattttCTTGTATATGGTACTAAGATTTTCTTTACTAAATTAGAGTTTTCTGTACAGATTGTTATGCACCAGCTTCAGCATGTAAAGGTACAGTTCAAAGTCAATAAAGCATCTTTTCTGTTAATTTTAGATTGAAATGATTGTATCCTCTGATGTACAGATTTCTAAATTTTCGTTGACTCTTGGTTGTAGAGTTTGTAAATCTTACTTGCAAAGTGATGATGTCTAAACATCATTTTTGTAGTTTTGTGATGAATGCAAACATGCTCTGCCATCTAATACTCTGTTGAATATTAGGATGTAAGAAAAAAGATGTTGACAAAAATCTGTTGTTGTGCACATAAGTTTTGCAATAGTTTTAAGGGGGAATTTTGCAGCCAGAGAGGGTCAAAATTGAAGAAAGGGAGAAATCCGAGGGGGAGGGTGGGATTAAACTGATGAAAGAAAAGGATCACAACAATCTTGAAATTTCAACATTGAAGCAAGAACTGGAAATAACCAAAAAGGCATGTGAATTGAGATGCATACAAATGGAAACAGAAGCTAAAACTACTCAAAGAGATTTTGAGAAGAAGTTAAAAGAGCTTGAGCACCTGTTAGAAAATTCCCAAAACACGGCAAAAGAGCTTGAGTCAAATTCTGAAACAAAATCTCAGAGGTGGAACCAGAAAGAGCACATCTACCAGAGCGTTATGgaatttcagtttggtgcactGCAGGTATACTTTTGGATGATAATCTTGTTTCAACTTCGAATGTAGTACTGAAGTTGCACAACCAGAATTTTTCTAACTTGTGAAACAAACAGGAACTGAGGTTTTCTTCAACATCCATTAAACAAGAAATCCTGAAAGCACAAAATAGCTATTCAGAGGAATTTGATCGCTTAGGTGGGGACAATTAGTAGAACGTTTGTATTTATGTTGTTTATTAATGGCAGGTTCTCACAAGTTAACTTTACCTTGATCAGGAGTAAAGCTTAAAGTATTAGCAGATGCAGCTGAAAACTATGATGTCGTTCTTGCCGAAAACCGAAAAATGTTTAATGAAATTCAGGATCTAAAAGGTTCCATTCCTCAGTTTGTTTATATTACCCTTGTATGTGAGTACATTTTTTGAGATCACATCTTGAGTTTTCTTGTACAGGAAACATTAGAGTGTTTTGTCGGATAAGGCCTTTTTTTCCTGGACAGAGAGAAAAAAGGACAACCATAGAATATATCGGTGAAAATGGGGAGTTGGTTGTTGCCAATCGCTCAAAGCCAGGGAAAGAAGGCCATCGTTTGTTCAAATTTAATAAGATCTTTGGTCCTGATTCAACTCAAGGTTTTGACCACTGTCTCTATCTACCTTATACATACTTTCTGTTTCTGTATATTGTATTTCGGCAATGCCTAATTGGTTGAGTGATTAATTTCATATTCTCTTATAGTTTTTGtgtgcattttattttaaggtGAACACTGAAATTAGTAACTCATTCTCTTTCAACTGATGGCAGCGGAGGTATTTTCTGACGTCCAACCCTTGATTCGGTCTGTACTTGATGGATATAACGTATGTATATTTGCTTATGGTCAAACCGGTTCAGGAAAAACTTACACAATGGTATGAGCTCTCACTGTATTTACTTATATATGAAGCACCTCATCTTAATTTTCCACTTTCAAATGCAAATAAAGGCTTTTCTTCACAGACTGGTCCCAACTCAGCAACCAAAGAAAACTGGGGGGTCAATTATCGAGCTCTAAATGACCTTTTTGATATAtctcaaagaagaagaagttccaTTATATATGAAATGGGAGTTCAGATGGTCGAAATATACAACGAACAAGTTCGTGACTTACTATCAAATGATGGTTCTCAAAAGAAATATCCTTTTTAGTTGGTAAAATACACTTCAAATATATGGAGAGTACGTGTATGGTTTGCTGATGATTTAATTCTCAGTCACAATTTAGCATTTGGGGTTTTTGGGTTTGTTCATCTCCACTACCacatatttacatttaaatttgCGTTTTCTTTATCCATAATTCCTCTTTTAATGAGTTTTATTCATATCTGAAAAAAATACCattcattattcttttaattatcatcCTTTCGTCATCCATTGATGTCAATAgtaaaaatatatgatgaatAGTGATCCTTTGTTTCCTTGATTTTCGCACACTTGGGATTTTGAGTCACTCACAACCCAATGGGTTAGCTGTACCTGATGCTAGCATGCAACCTGTCAAATCGACCTCAGATGTAATGGACTTAATGGATATGGGACTAAGGAATAGAGCTGTTGGTGCCACTGCCCTGAATGAAAGAAGTAGCCGCTCTCACAGGttcatatttctcttcttttaagTATGTTTATCTctgcattattatttttctggtGCACCCTAATTTAAGTGAAATCTATTTGTACAGTGTCCTCACTATTCATGTCGTTGGGAGGGATGTGAAGACTGGTGCTCCTTTGCATGGTAATCTTAATTTGGTAGATCTTGCAGGAAGTGAGAGGGTAGATCGCTCTGAGGTAATTGGAGATAGACTAAGGGAAGCACAACATATAAACAAATCACTATCTGCCCTTGGAGATGTCATTTTTGCTCTTGCTCAAAAGAATCTTCATGTACCTTACAGAAATAGCAAGCTTACTCAAGTCCTGCAAAGCTCTCTCGGTATTTCTTTGTTAGTTATCTTCTTTTAGTCATGAGCTGAGCTGCCTTCCATTATTTGGCATTTTCTTAAGATAATTAAGATGTCAACTTTCTATTTATTGCTCTTGACATTTTTGTACATTATTCTTGACTTGCATTCATTATCCCTAGGTACGATAGAGATCCATCTGAAACAAATATATGATTGTTTCTAATATCACAGGTGGACAAGCAAAAACCTTGATGTTTGTGCAGCTTAATCCAGATGTGAATTCATATTCTGAAAGTCTAAGTACTTTGAAGTTTGCTGAGAGGGTCTCTGGAGTTGAGTTAGGTGCGGCGCGGAGCAGCAAAGAGGGTAGAGATGTCAGGGAATTAATGGAGCAGGTgcttatcaatatattaatttgtttacaTCTTTAAATTAAGAGAGATTATATTAGAAATTAGAATGACAACTGAAGTTATAATAATGATTCTTTTATTTGATGTTTGCATTTCAAGATCAAAGTCCTATTTGGCAATATATAACCATCACTTTAAGATTGCTAGTAGGAACTTATCATTCGAATATATTTTGGAAATAGctaaaaacaaaatgcaactcAGCTAATGAGGAAAATTGAATCTTTTAAATTgccatgaaatttttttattagtaaggattcacttaattttttaaaaatctttatatCATTCTGATATGAATTTATCTTACCATAATAAAGATAAAATGTTGTTGTCATGCTGCATTTTATGGTTGTTACTGCATTTTTTCTTGTTGGCCTGAAATTTGATCATTTGCAAACATAGTTCTCTCAATTTCAAACATGGCATGGCCCATTTAATATCATGTGCAGTTCATTGATTGCTATAGCATCACTGATGCATGGGAGCTTTTTGAATTTTCTGCACTCATCTCTAACTTCTGATTTTCCAGCTATATgtcttatctataaaaatagcTTATTGAGCTTTCATTGAATTTCTTAGTATCAAGTGAGGTCATTGATGTCTTCCTTAATTAGCAGTGATTAAATTTGAACCGTAGAAATTGGTCTCCCAGTGTTGATGGCTATGAGAATATTCACTATCACACAAATTATAAGAGTGGATTTGGttaaatatatagtttgcaCGATATGGATCAGATTTGTATGTATTGGtctgtcaattttatttttatcaacgAGGATGGTGCCtgtagttttattaataaatcctcACTTGTGATGGAGGAATTTTGCAATAACTGTGTTGGTCAATCTGTCATACTGAAAAGCATTTAAACATAGAAAATGAGTTCTATAGTGAACAAATATCTTCCACTTACTCATTCTAATTGCTTCTATAAAAAGAACGAACTTTAGAGgctattttttaaatcaaataatagGGGCAGCAACATGAATTAGATCAGCAGAATCAATGATGTCGTACTTTGCCTGCCCCCGCGGGGGGGGTGGGTTCGGGTGTGTTGATTTAGAGCTTGTTTTGGTAGGCAACCTTGGATTAAGATCTGGGGGTTCAAGTGGGAGAGATATAGATACATGTAGTAGACCCAACATTATCTTTCAAACATTTAATGCTGTCCGAAAAATCCACGCTGGTGGTTATAAATGTTGTAGGACTCATGTCATATGTTTATCTCTCTTTAGCTTGAGATCTTCTAACTTTGAGGGAATGTTTTTCTGACAATTATGAGAGCTGTGGAGGCATTGTATCATAAAGGAAGTGAATTAAGTATGGAACTCCTTGGgtccaaaatagaaaatagtgaGAATTATATTTAAGGCATTCATATTTAGAATGAAGGTATTGAGGGGCACCTCAACAATTCTTCACTAGACATTGCCCAATGTGCATTAGAAGTTGGAAGAAGATTCAATATGCCTTGTACGGCCAAGAGAAGAGGAAAAGGGGTGcaattacatatatttttccagAGATCCCATTTTTACATACCTGTTCTCTGCAAACCTAGTTAAACGTCAGATATATGTTGGAAAACAATTTTATATCTTGCAAAAAGCAGATTTCAAGATTCTGCTTTTTTAAGTTTCCGTTGAACTTTCAGGTGGCTTCTCTCAAAGACACTATTGGAAAAAAAGATGAGGAGATTGAGCGTTTGCAATTACTTAAAGATCTTAAAAGTGTGTATCCTGGTGTCAACGGTGAGAAGCACGGGACAGTCTCTTTGAGGCATGGATCTTCCTCCCCTGGCAGAGAGTCTCTTGGTGGGACTCTTCTCCGAAACCAAAAATCAGTCGGTGGGAAAGGCCTAGGACTTGCTGAGAAAGCAGCCTCTGATCATGAAAATCATTCAGTGCACAGTGATAAGCCTTCTGAACCTGATTCCCAGCAGTCCATGGATGACAGTAAATACCAAAATCTCAGGGACATAGGTCAGAATTCTCCTGCAGATGCTGAAATCTCAGGGTATGGGGATCATGCAGATTATGAAGAGAGAATGAGTGACGACTTATCTGATGGTGGTCTTTCTGTGGGAGCAGAAACTGATGGATCTGCAGAAAATGCTAGTTTCTCTCAAGGCACAAAACCGTTAGATAATCTGCAGAAGTGAGTA
Coding sequences within it:
- the LOC108983676 gene encoding kinesin-like protein KIN-14K isoform X2, translating into MSSALDHSPKQYEAFGSSNGVVGGDGLERMATNNAKGEAKKRAILVEWLNNTLPGLSLPLNASDEELRMCLIDGTILCRILNRLRIGSEGDLNHSSDPSENIKRFLAAMDDLVIPRFKASDLQKGSMKTVIDCLVTLRARFIPNVVGDGFSPTSLIAKSGSPRGDAISQGYFSPLSGEERQKVVTDSKFQRTLRTPVISEQPTALRHPVGHKFHEVFQLKQGRYADLPESKISEMMKPNCLDYLLLQNAPTQSLLSVVNGILDESIERKNGEISNRVACLLRKVVQEIERRISTQAEHLRTQNNLFKVREEKYQSRIRVLEALASGTNDESQIVMHQLQHVKPERVKIEEREKSEGEGGIKLMKEKDHNNLEISTLKQELEITKKACELRCIQMETEAKTTQRDFEKKLKELEHLLENSQNTAKELESNSETKSQRWNQKEHIYQSVMEFQFGALQELRFSSTSIKQEILKAQNSYSEEFDRLGVKLKVLADAAENYDVVLAENRKMFNEIQDLKGNIRVFCRIRPFFPGQREKRTTIEYIGENGELVVANRSKPGKEGHRLFKFNKIFGPDSTQAEVFSDVQPLIRSVLDGYNVCIFAYGQTGSGKTYTMTGPNSATKENWGVNYRALNDLFDISQRRRSSIIYEMGVQMVEIYNEQVRDLLSNDGSQKKLGILSHSQPNGLAVPDASMQPVKSTSDVMDLMDMGLRNRAVGATALNERSSRSHSVLTIHVVGRDVKTGAPLHGNLNLVDLAGSERVDRSEVIGDRLREAQHINKSLSALGDVIFALAQKNLHVPYRNSKLTQVLQSSLGGQAKTLMFVQLNPDVNSYSESLSTLKFAERVSGVELGAARSSKEGRDVRELMEQVASLKDTIGKKDEEIERLQLLKDLKSVYPGVNGEKHGTVSLRHGSSSPGRESLGGTLLRNQKSVGGKGLGLAEKAASDHENHSVHSDKPSEPDSQQSMDDSKYQNLRDIGQNSPADAEISGYGDHADYEERMSDDLSDGGLSVGAETDGSAENASFSQGTKPLDNLQKSKSVSKVPRAAQKTGRTASPTASVSKDSSKVSPTFKTTGSSSSSVRPPKRWV